One part of the Candidatus Omnitrophota bacterium genome encodes these proteins:
- the tmk gene encoding dTMP kinase, with protein sequence MKGKFITFEGSEGCGKSTQSKLLYQYLKDKKYPVVYLREPGGVRVSEKIRELLLSPESDICPEAETLLYMAARAQVVNDIIKPALLKGKIVIS encoded by the coding sequence ATGAAAGGTAAGTTTATCACATTTGAAGGTTCAGAAGGATGCGGCAAAAGTACGCAATCAAAGCTACTTTACCAATATTTAAAAGATAAAAAATATCCTGTGGTTTATCTGCGTGAGCCGGGAGGGGTAAGAGTAAGCGAGAAGATTCGTGAACTTTTGCTTAGCCCTGAAAGTGATATTTGTCCTGAAGCAGAGACTCTTCTATATATGGCTGCCCGGGCTCAGGTGGTTAATGATATTATTAAGCCTGCACTTTTAAAGGGGAAGATTGTGATTTC